From the genome of Solanum dulcamara chromosome 12, daSolDulc1.2, whole genome shotgun sequence:
ATGAACAAAGAAATCGCAAAAGAATtacgataaagtgaaatatcaattgtttagtatCACCTCTTTAGAAGAGTCTCATTGATAGGGAAAAGTATGCCTTATAACCTTGATGACAACACTGAACCGCACATTAAGAGAGGCGAAGCGCTCAACACATTTTGAGCTTCGCTTCAGGGCTTAAGTGCACTTTACACgcgcctttgacaacactgcTTGCTATATCTTCGTTACCATGATGTCTTTCACATATTTAAAAACATGAGGTACTCAGCCTGACATTCCACGTGTACAAAGAATCATGTCAATTTCCAAACCGGAAGTTGTTGTACACTTGCATCTATCCTGAAAGGAACAGTAACTATAACCGACAAGCTTGTTTTTCTGAAATGAGCTTGTTTTGCCTAAGAACAAATTTCATGTCTCCTCCTATGAACTTATACTCTACTGATTTATGAAATAAGCTCCTCCCTGATGTATTCTCCCAAAAAGTGATGCAACTCAGAAGAGGAACACAGCTGTAGTTGCTTTATTTTTTCATTGTAATAATTACAAGTCTGAAATATCTCTCTGTGTTAATGTTTCTCCAGGGACCTTGGCAACTCAAAGTTATCTGGTCATTTGGTACCTGAGCTTGGAAAGCTTGAACATCTACAGTATTTGTGAGTAAATATTTGAAATCTTAAATTGATTTTCCATTTCTAGTCAATGACTCTATTTGTTTATAAGGAGTCATATCCATGATGTAATTGTTTGTTGCTTCAGGGagctttacaaaaataatattcagGGAACCATCCCTAAAGAACTCGGTAACTTGAAGAGCCTTATTAGTCTGGATCtgtacaacaacaatatttcGGGGACAATTCCTACTTCACTGGGAAAGCTGAAAAACCTTGTTTTCTTGTAAGTTCTCCTTTGTGATGTTTCCCAATTCTGTTCCAGTAATGCGTACGTTTTACATATGAGGGGGGAGCAAAAAGAAAGCAAATATTCTGTTGCTTGCGCTACTCACAGAGTTCCCTTTTCTTCTTTGACCTAAATATTCAGTATCATTTTGACCTTAAATTAGTTAGTGAAGTCCTTAATGATATCTCCCCTCCCTCCCTTGCTGTATATACCCAAACACATCTGCTTGTAGTGAATGGGTTATAGCACATTCCTCTTGTTGATTGAAAGTTTCTTATCTGATCTATCAGGCGTCTGAATGATAACAAGCTAACAGGACCAATCCCAAGAGAACTTACTAGCGTTTCTAGCCTGAAAGTTGTGTAAGTTCATTGCTTTGCTTGTGTTAATATCATTATTCTGCTGCAAAATAGATTTGAAATTATGCACTCTTTCTTCCAGGGATGTCTCGAATAACAATTTGTGTGGAACAATTCCCACTTCTGGTCCATTTGAGCATATTCCTCTGAACAAGTAAGATTTCCTTGTATATCCTACCAGTATTATTGTCAGAATTGAACTGTAGGAGTATTGAGCAATGGTGCAATTAGTAATCATGTCTCTGTATGCTTTATTCTATTAACTTCACCTTTAAAAAAGACTACCAATCAAAAAGGGtattccttttaaaaaaaaacctaTCTTCTTGATTTGCTTTTATCTTAAGTTAAATTTGGGCTTCATAATAGGCAAATTATACCGGAAGCAATGACTTctaaattttgttttgaaagaaaacttatTTGGAAAAGATTTGGATTTCCTCAATGACTTCTAAATTTGCTTTGAAATGAGACAACTTATTTGGAAAGGATTTGGATATGATGTGACCTTTTATTTCAGACTACACTTCATTGATTAGTTGAGAGGAATAACAACACCTAATTAAAGAGCGTGATATACTAACCAAAATAAGTTCTGGATTCCCAGTTATTTCAATTAGAATTGTGGATGGTATTAATTTAAGCTTTACACAAGACACCTTTAACTCCATTTACTTCAAACCCAAAGGAAACCCAACTGTATTTTGTTTTGTTCCTCTGGATATGGTAATTATATGTGCAATGCAAATCAATTGAGTCACGTCATGGTTACTTTTTCACTTTTTGTTTATTCCTTTAGCTCCTTAATTTCCTTGTTTCGACATGTACCTATATCAGATTCTGTTTGTTGTTTGGGAAAGGGTGTTGTTTTAAGCAAAAAAAGAAgtggaaaaaataaataaagccaGACAAgcagataaatatttttagtatatgtaTCATAAAGCAATTGTTCTCTCGAAAATAGTCAAAAGACGCTACGTATTCCTGCTGGTGCCCATGTGTCATATGTGGTTCTTACCTGCATAGCTTTTGTACTATGACCAACAAATCCGTCTGGGGTTAACTCGTAGGACCAACCGCCTCTTTACcgttctccacttaaataccagGTTTAGTTTGCATGGGGCAGGGATCGAGCTTGTGACACAAGTCCCTCAACCTTTGCTACTTGAACTAAGTCCCAGGAGCTTGCATCATGTTTAGTCGTATACTCGTATACCATTGTATTCTTGTTGATGTCTTAACTCTGCGGCCATCTCCTATTGATTCCTATAAAAAGATACAGCATCCTAGTTGATTGTTTCTGATGAACTTCCTAAACTTCTAATTTGCAGCTTTGAGCACAATCCTCGACTTGAAGGTCCGGAGTTGTTGGGACTCGCTACCTACGACACCAACTGCTCTTAGAAACTTGATGAATAGCTTCAGAAGAAGCGCTTCTTTTGTGGAAGTTTTAACATATTCCCCTCCCCTGAACGTTGTTTATTGTTGTACTTACAGTGTGTCCAAAGTAGTAACTCTAAGCAAAAATATGGTGTATGTAGGTTATTACTAAGTCAATGAAGGTGTGTAAAACAATCTCTATACTGCTACCAACTGTTGATGTATTTCATATTTCAATGTCTAGTGAAATGGTTCAGTGGGATTAGAAAGGCCTATTTTTACTTCTGTTACACTGCTATAAATATGAATGGAACAATAACAGAGATTTTGATGGATGGATTTGCAAATTGAAGTTATGCAAAGACTAAAGTACTAGCTTGTTCATTTGCTGCAGTTCATAGTCTAGCTTGATTAAGACATAACCGTGCCAATGTAGTACTATCAATTAATTTGATTAGTACTCCAACATGCCATGAAGGAAACTTCTGAagatttctttttcctttttgaaagCTAAACTTATGACATACAagtcaattaaaatatcaaaataattttcattaAGAGCTGAACATTGGTTTTTTTGTGTTTGTCAAAaatttgaacaatgaaaatagATGGCGAGTACTTGATCGAATTTATCAGGTCATGTACTTATGTCGGGGTATGgatcaaataataaatattcatatttaggTGGTCTACAAGCATCGACCCAATTGTATTgatcaaataataaatattcatatttaggTGGTCTACAGGCACCAATCCAATTGTATTGATCaaataataaatagtaaattttaCCAAAATCCTATAGTGATTTTCTTAATTACACTTTATTCctactcttttaaaaattatccaaaattccttttttttagtCACTTTTAGATACATCACAtacgtcctgatacatcacgtaaagtgatgtatttgaTCGATACATCACGTACAGTGATGTATCAGAAAATAGGAGAAAGtagggatttttgtaattttttcaaatggtagggaattttagagaatatgataaattagttgtgtatttaggtaatttttccataaatattcatatttaggTGGTCTCCAGGTACCAACCCAATCAGTTGGTTATGAAATACTATTAGCTCTATGTGTGTTATCAACTTATCATAATACCATACCAAATGAAAGTAGATCGACTTTTGTTTCAATCCTGAAAAGGTGCATATCTTGCACGGATCTTCTTCCATAATGGTACGGAATAATATTAtcgtttttatttaattaaaaaaaaacaagaatagaaTTATTAACTCTTGCATTACGCCCATTCATTTTATACGAATGTGTTTGACTGATCATAgatttagaaaaaattaaagaCAGACTTTTACCATATAAGCCAGTTATATATGCAAAGtatcaaaattattcttttaaaagaGTGAAGGTAAAAGTTCCACTTGTTTTTTCATATTCTCtcattaaaaaattgaatttttatatcAAATATGTCCCCAACATCCAATAAGTCATGTCATCAAGCATAAAATGAAAGTTAAGATTAAATAGTTTAAACGAAGAGAAGTGTATCAatctttttgaaataaattaaaaaagaaaatgtatAACGTAAAATAGAACAGAGGAAAAATTATACATGGTATATCTTGTTTTTAATGTATATGCACAGTATGCAATGATTATTAATCTTTATGTAAAAGTCCATGTATAACTTTGTCCGCAAACCAAATGACCTCTTATAAATGCATATCCAAACAAGAAAGCTTAAAAGATCTAAAGAAGTGAAGAAAACAGCAAAAAGAAAGGCAATGAGTCTTGCTTGCCATTACTTTCAGGATAACAGTCAAACATAAACTGTTTCAtacaaaaaattacaaaatccatatacAAGTTTAACAAAACCTTTTCTTTCAACAATCTCCAAAAACTGCTGAAaagatggaaaaaaaatataagaagaaaAGAATGCTTCAAGAAATCAAACCAAAACTCATTCTTGAAGGAGTCCATTTCACAAGCCACTCCAAACCATGCAATAACCCAAGCTTCTAATGCAATAAACACAAAATTGTAAACCAACTTTTACTGCTTTTGTCAATCTTCCTGAGCATCTTCATTCTTTGTCGGAGTCGCTTGAACTTGAATCAGAGCTTgagcttgaacttgaacttgatcccgtctcgtgggatttgactttcTTGCCTTTAACATCAGATGCACTAGGCATATCAACAGCATGATCTGCTTTTTCAGCTGTTAATGTCTTTGCTTCTTTTACTACAACTTCATGATCACCTTTTCCAGTTTCACCACCAAAATCAGGCACATCTGATCCCCTAACACTCGATTCCATATCATTGGATGAGTCTGCTCCACTTGGCTTCACTTCTGCTAACTCACCTTCAGAAGTGGAGTACAGGGGTTTCTCCAGATTTCCTTCCAAGACTTGTTTCAAAGCCAAGTCTGTTTCGACATTTCGTGAATCTGAAGAAGCTCCTATGTCTTTGGATTCCCCAGAATGCTCATCACCACCAACAGAATCATGACGGATGAGCGTCTCATCATCAATCTCAGAAAGTTTTTCATGATCCAAATCAAAATATTCAGTTGGTCTT
Proteins encoded in this window:
- the LOC129875886 gene encoding leucine-rich repeat protein 1-like, whose translation is MAAVSETQSSFLKLWGFLAVVLAIAVAVKGNSEGDALYALRRSLSDPSNVLQSWDPNLVNPCTWFHVTCNGDNQVTRVDLGNSKLSGHLVPELGKLEHLQYLELYKNNIQGTIPKELGNLKSLISLDLYNNNISGTIPTSLGKLKNLVFLRLNDNKLTGPIPRELTSVSSLKVVDVSNNNLCGTIPTSGPFEHIPLNNFEHNPRLEGPELLGLATYDTNCS